ACACGCCAGAGGAAATCCGGCGGCTGGCGGATCACCCTTTTATCCGTCAGGCACTGGCGGAGGGAGAGACGGTCTATGCGGCGGGATCCGAAGGCGGAGGGCCTCCGCTGGCTTGAGCAGGGGGAGGCTGATCGAAAAGGAGGACAGCTCCTGCTGGAAGGCGGGAGCTATCACCTGGCCTGCTTTATCGCCCAGCAGGTCGCGGAGAAAGCCCTCAAGGCCTTCCTCTATGCCCAGGGCGAGGAGATCGTCACGGGTCATTCTGTGGAAGCGCTGTGTCGTTGGGCCGCCGAGTATGATCCGGAGTTCGAAACTTTGCGCCCGGAGGTGGCCCCTCTGGATGGCCATTATCTTCCTGCTTGTTATCCCAACAGTGTGCCCGATAGCATCCCTGCCCGTATTTATAATCGCGCGATTGCAGTGGAAGCACTGCAAATGGCTGATCGGGTCCTCGAGCTGGTGCGTCGCAAACTTCGCGAAGACCTCTAAACCATACGGCGATTCCCCCAGGTTCGGTGGGGAGAAGGAAGCCTGAGATGGCGAAGAAAACAGAATCCATCCGGGTGGTGGCGACTAACCCGAAGGCCTATCACGATTATCACATCGAGGAGACCTATGAGGCCGGCGTCGTCCTCACGGGCAGCGAGATCAAATCCGTGCGCGCGGGGAAGATCAGCCTGCGGGAGGGCTATGTGCTGCCGCGGGATGGGGAGCTGTGGTTGATGAACGTGCACATCGCCCCCTACGAGCCGGCCGCACGGGACAACCCGGACCCCCGGCGGCCGCGCAAGCTGTTGCTCCACCGGCACGAGATCAACCGGCTGATCGGCAAGGCCCAGGAGAAGGGCTACACCATCGTGCCGCTGAAGGTCTACCTCAATGCCCGGGGCCTGGCCAAGGTGGAGATCGCCCTGGCGAAAGGCAAAAAGCAATACGAGAAGCGCCGTGCCATCGCCGAGCGGGAGGCCCGTCGGGAGATCGAGCGCGCCCTGAAGGGAGTGGAGTGAGATGGGCGTGCGGGAGCGATACGGGCGCCAGCCTCCGCTTCCTTCGGATGTAGCGCACCGGCTGGAAGGCTCGGCCGCCCTCTTCCGTCGCCATCCGGTGCGGCTGGCCTATCTGTTCGGATCCCTGGCCCGCGGGGATCCGGGCGCGGCGGATGTGGATCTGGCCGTCCTGCCGGACGAAGGCCTTTCCTGGCATCTCCTGTATGCCGAGCTCTCAGAAACCCTGGGGACCGATCGCCTGGACCTCCTGGATCTCCGGCTCGCGCCGCCTTATCTGAAGGCGGAGATCCTTCAAAGCGGCCGTTGCCTGTTCGCTCGGTCGGAGGCGGAGCGCGAGGCTTTCGAACGAAGCGCCCGCGCCGTCGCTCGGGACGAGGCGCTCCGCATCCGGATCCAGGCCCATCGGGCCCGATGGGGGATGGTGCCTATGCCCCTGCGAACGGATTTCCTCTGGTCTGCGCTTCTGGAGCTCGAACGGATCGCCGAGGCCATGGAGGCCTATCGCGCGCTGACCGCCCGTGATCTGGAGGGAGATCTACACCGACGTTGGGCTGCCGAGCGAGGGCTGATCGCCGGGCTCAACCTCATATTCCAGATCGCCGATCACATCCTAGTCGCCCGGTTCCATCGGGAGGCACCTACCTATGAAGACCTGCTGAAGGACCTTCGACAGCATGAGGTGATCTCAGAGGAGCTGTATGGGCTGCTGCGAGGTGCCGGAGGCCTTCGAAACGTTCTGGTTCACGAATACATCCGGATCGATCCGGAGCGGGTCGCTCAGGCGTTGCGGGACGCCCCGGACCGCTTTCGGCGCTTCGCCCGGGAGATCCGCGCCTGGCTGTCGGAGCAGGCGGAGACCGGGTGAACGCCATGGGCGATCCTCTCGGATCCGAAGCTACGTTCCCGCGGTGGGGACCTGGGATGGAGATCGAGATCCAATCCGACCGCTTCGTGGTGGCGGGTCGCCCGCTGGCCTCCCTGCGGGAGATCCACCGGCTGCCTGAGGAGGCGCAGCGGGCCATCTATCGCACGCTCATCCCGGATTTCCTCCTGGAGCGTTACGGCATCGACCCGGTCACGCTGTGCGATCCGGCCGGGCGGCCGCTGGTCCGCATCCATGGGGAGAACGCGGAGGTGGAGATCGAAGTCTGGCGACGGGTCGACGATCGGGATCCGCTGGTTTACCTGCACTTCGCGGAGACGCTGCATAACCGCATCATCGTGCTCCTCTTCATGACCAACGACCCGGAATCCCCCCGCTTCGACGTGGATCGGGACCGGGAGGGGCGGCCCACGAAATACGGGACGGTGAGCCGGAACATCGAGGCGGAGATCGCCGCCATGCAGTTTGGCCTGGCCCCGGG
The window above is part of the Thermoflexus hugenholtzii JAD2 genome. Proteins encoded here:
- a CDS encoding HEPN domain-containing protein is translated as MRRDPKAEGLRWLEQGEADRKGGQLLLEGGSYHLACFIAQQVAEKALKAFLYAQGEEIVTGHSVEALCRWAAEYDPEFETLRPEVAPLDGHYLPACYPNSVPDSIPARIYNRAIAVEALQMADRVLELVRRKLREDL
- the smpB gene encoding SsrA-binding protein SmpB — encoded protein: MAKKTESIRVVATNPKAYHDYHIEETYEAGVVLTGSEIKSVRAGKISLREGYVLPRDGELWLMNVHIAPYEPAARDNPDPRRPRKLLLHRHEINRLIGKAQEKGYTIVPLKVYLNARGLAKVEIALAKGKKQYEKRRAIAEREARREIERALKGVE
- the hepT gene encoding type VII toxin-antitoxin system HepT family RNase toxin is translated as MGVRERYGRQPPLPSDVAHRLEGSAALFRRHPVRLAYLFGSLARGDPGAADVDLAVLPDEGLSWHLLYAELSETLGTDRLDLLDLRLAPPYLKAEILQSGRCLFARSEAEREAFERSARAVARDEALRIRIQAHRARWGMVPMPLRTDFLWSALLELERIAEAMEAYRALTARDLEGDLHRRWAAERGLIAGLNLIFQIADHILVARFHREAPTYEDLLKDLRQHEVISEELYGLLRGAGGLRNVLVHEYIRIDPERVAQALRDAPDRFRRFAREIRAWLSEQAETG